In a genomic window of Mycolicibacter heraklionensis:
- a CDS encoding acyl-ACP desaturase — MTREWTDLELLHELQPVVEKLINRHFSMAKDWNPHDYIPWSEGKNYYALGGQDWHPEQSKLSEVARTAMVQNLLTEDNLPSYHREIAMNFTMDAPWGTWVNRWTAEENRHGIALRDYLVVTRNCDPIELETLRMETVNRGFSPGQNHQVQDDLFAESLFDSVIYVSFQELATRISHRNTGQACNDPIADQLLARISHDENLHMIFYRDISAVGFDIAPEQAMRSLHRVLANFQMPGFVVPEFRRKAVIIAVGGVYDPIIHRDDVVMPVLKKWGILERDFTGEAARYQEEIAKIVAELDDTCEKFELAKQRRLEREAKMAEKRAAKKVLEPSAS, encoded by the coding sequence ATGACGCGGGAATGGACCGACCTGGAGTTGCTGCACGAGCTCCAGCCCGTCGTAGAGAAACTCATCAACCGACACTTCTCCATGGCCAAGGACTGGAACCCCCACGACTACATCCCCTGGTCCGAAGGCAAGAACTACTACGCGCTCGGCGGGCAGGACTGGCATCCTGAGCAGTCCAAGCTGTCCGAGGTCGCCCGGACAGCAATGGTGCAGAACCTGCTGACCGAGGACAACCTGCCCTCGTACCACCGCGAGATCGCGATGAACTTCACCATGGACGCCCCTTGGGGCACCTGGGTCAACCGCTGGACGGCCGAGGAGAACCGCCACGGCATCGCCCTGCGCGACTACCTGGTGGTCACCCGCAACTGCGATCCCATCGAACTGGAAACGCTGCGGATGGAGACCGTCAACCGCGGCTTCAGCCCCGGCCAGAACCACCAGGTCCAAGACGACCTGTTCGCCGAGAGCCTGTTCGACTCGGTGATCTATGTGAGCTTCCAGGAACTGGCGACCCGGATCTCGCACCGCAACACCGGCCAGGCCTGCAATGACCCCATCGCCGACCAGCTGCTGGCGCGGATCTCGCACGACGAGAACCTGCACATGATCTTCTACCGGGACATCAGCGCCGTCGGCTTCGACATCGCGCCGGAACAGGCGATGCGTTCGCTGCACCGGGTGCTGGCCAATTTCCAGATGCCCGGATTCGTGGTCCCGGAGTTCCGCCGCAAGGCCGTGATCATCGCGGTCGGCGGTGTCTACGACCCGATCATCCACCGCGACGACGTGGTGATGCCGGTGCTGAAGAAGTGGGGCATCCTCGAACGCGACTTCACCGGCGAAGCGGCTCGCTACCAGGAGGAGATCGCCAAGATCGTCGCCGAGCTGGACGACACCTGCGAGAAGTTCGAGCTGGCCAAGCAGCGCCGGCTCGAGCGGGAGGCCAAGATGGCCGAGAAGCGTGCCGCCAAGAAGGTGTTGGAGCCATCAGCGTCGTAA
- the dusB gene encoding tRNA dihydrouridine synthase DusB, with amino-acid sequence MRIGSIELASPVVLAPMAGVTNVAFRTLCRELEQSRAGTVSGLYVCEMVTARALVERHPATLHMTTFAPDESPRSLQLYTVDPDTTYAAAKMIADEGLADHIDMNFGCPVPKVTRLGGGSALPYKRRLFGNIVAAAVRGTAGTDIPVTVKFRIGIDDAHHTHLDAGRIAEAEGAAAVALHARTASQRYSGTADWEQIAALKAQVRSIPVLGNGDIFEAGDALAMMAATGCDGVVIGRGCLGRPWLFGELSAAFAGRPAPTPPTLGEVADIIRRHGELLARHFGEDKGMREIRKHVAWYLHGFPAGSGLRRELAMVTTLSELDELLRQLNGSVPFPAAATGPRGRQGSPAKVSLPEGWLEDPDDCAVPTGADIMHSGG; translated from the coding sequence CTGCGGATCGGGTCGATCGAGCTCGCCAGCCCCGTGGTGCTGGCCCCGATGGCCGGCGTGACCAACGTCGCATTCCGCACGCTCTGCCGCGAGCTGGAGCAGTCCCGGGCCGGAACGGTCAGCGGGCTCTACGTGTGCGAGATGGTGACCGCACGCGCGCTCGTCGAACGGCACCCCGCCACCCTGCACATGACGACGTTCGCGCCGGACGAGTCACCACGCTCGCTGCAGCTCTACACCGTGGACCCCGACACCACCTACGCCGCGGCGAAGATGATCGCCGACGAGGGACTCGCCGACCATATCGACATGAATTTCGGCTGTCCGGTGCCGAAGGTGACCCGCCTGGGCGGCGGGTCGGCACTGCCCTACAAGCGCCGGCTGTTCGGCAACATCGTCGCCGCAGCGGTGCGGGGCACGGCCGGCACCGACATTCCCGTGACCGTGAAATTCCGGATCGGCATCGACGACGCCCACCACACCCATCTGGACGCCGGGCGCATCGCCGAGGCCGAGGGTGCCGCGGCGGTGGCCCTGCACGCCCGGACCGCGTCTCAGCGCTACTCCGGCACCGCCGACTGGGAGCAGATCGCGGCGCTCAAGGCGCAGGTCCGTTCGATCCCGGTGCTGGGCAACGGCGACATCTTCGAGGCCGGCGACGCCCTGGCCATGATGGCGGCGACCGGTTGCGACGGCGTGGTGATCGGACGCGGCTGCCTGGGGCGCCCGTGGTTGTTCGGCGAGCTCTCGGCCGCTTTCGCGGGCCGGCCCGCCCCCACCCCACCCACGCTGGGCGAAGTCGCCGACATCATCCGGCGCCACGGCGAGCTGCTGGCGCGGCATTTCGGCGAGGACAAGGGCATGCGCGAGATCCGCAAGCACGTCGCCTGGTACCTGCACGGATTCCCCGCCGGTTCCGGGCTGCGGCGCGAGCTGGCGATGGTGACCACGCTCTCCGAGCTCGACGAATTGCTGAGGCAGCTGAACGGATCGGTCCCCTTCCCCGCTGCCGCCACCGGCCCTCGGGGACGCCAGGGGTCGCCGGCCAAAGTCAGCCTGCCTGAAGGGTGGTTGGAGGATCCCGATGACTGTGCGGTGCCAACCGGGGCGGACATTATGCACTCGGGTGGCTGA
- a CDS encoding LCP family protein, whose product MSDGDNATPGRWAPEGNDDDGDHQLMTMTPPGPAPWERWQNPSSDDAPRRRSGSRRRNGGNGSVSVAELIARVNADAPPSGGRSQRRTIPDSPSVPEAPEPVGPVSVSEPEARYVPALDLADAPAPMPDIAEVAYPSEVPDLDRIHGTSLLPAVAPDEDEWARTTEMPPARIDPPRHTGPADAEPVPHGPHHRAKLAGRAVAAMMAILALVLTGSAWQWSSSKNRSLNHISALDPNSHDILDAAGQYGDENFLIVGADTRAGANSDIGAGSTEDAEGARSDTIMLVNIPANRKRVVVVSFPRDLAITPIQCEAWNSVTGAYGPIYDEETGTYSDDIVYTETKLNSTYAFGGPKCLVKEIQKLSGLAINRFMAVDFVGFGKMVDALGGVEVCTPSPLYDLVLGSVLEDSGRQRVNGGTALNYVRARHVTTEDNGDYGRIKRQQLFLSSLLRSLISTNTFFSPTKLNNVVNMFIGDSSVDNVTTKDLVNLGQSLQKVAAGHITFVTVPTSETDENGDEVPRMDDVRALFDAIINDDPLPGENDHNATSVPTTAAASPTTPSTSLPGSPAAPAPKPLSEQVHAVTTSPADVTVRVSNATEQSGLAGATSEGLQQWGFNVDNADDYPGTVKSTKVLYSPGNEQAAATVSSALSGAPIERVSGLGSIVRVVLGSDFRTVTKPAASGSQVSVQLNRGASVEPTELPDDLTVTNAADTTCE is encoded by the coding sequence ATGAGTGACGGCGATAACGCCACTCCTGGCCGCTGGGCGCCGGAGGGCAATGACGACGACGGCGACCATCAGCTGATGACGATGACGCCGCCCGGCCCCGCACCCTGGGAACGCTGGCAGAACCCGTCCTCGGACGACGCCCCCCGTCGGCGAAGCGGGTCGCGTCGCCGCAACGGTGGCAACGGCTCGGTGAGCGTTGCTGAACTGATCGCCAGGGTCAACGCGGACGCCCCGCCGTCCGGCGGGCGCAGCCAACGCCGGACCATCCCGGACTCACCGTCAGTTCCCGAAGCACCCGAGCCCGTCGGGCCCGTTTCGGTATCCGAACCGGAAGCCCGCTATGTGCCGGCGCTCGACCTCGCCGATGCACCGGCCCCGATGCCCGACATCGCCGAAGTGGCCTACCCGTCGGAAGTACCCGACCTCGACCGTATTCACGGCACGTCACTGCTGCCGGCCGTCGCCCCCGACGAAGACGAGTGGGCGCGCACCACCGAGATGCCGCCGGCGCGGATCGACCCGCCTCGCCACACCGGCCCGGCGGACGCCGAACCGGTCCCGCACGGGCCCCACCACCGCGCGAAGCTCGCGGGCCGGGCGGTCGCCGCCATGATGGCGATTCTGGCCCTGGTGCTGACGGGTTCGGCCTGGCAGTGGAGCTCGTCGAAAAACCGCAGCCTCAACCACATCAGCGCGCTGGACCCCAACTCGCACGACATTCTCGATGCGGCGGGCCAATACGGCGACGAGAACTTCCTGATCGTCGGCGCGGACACTCGCGCCGGCGCCAACAGCGATATCGGCGCCGGGAGCACCGAGGACGCCGAAGGAGCGCGCTCCGACACCATCATGCTGGTCAACATCCCGGCGAACCGTAAACGCGTGGTGGTGGTGTCGTTCCCGCGCGACCTGGCGATCACCCCGATCCAGTGCGAGGCCTGGAACTCCGTGACCGGCGCCTACGGACCGATCTACGACGAGGAAACCGGAACCTACAGCGACGACATCGTCTACACCGAGACGAAGCTGAACTCGACCTACGCCTTCGGCGGACCGAAGTGTCTGGTCAAGGAGATCCAGAAGCTGTCCGGGCTGGCGATCAACCGGTTCATGGCCGTCGACTTCGTCGGGTTCGGCAAGATGGTCGACGCGCTCGGCGGCGTCGAGGTGTGCACCCCCAGCCCGCTGTACGACCTTGTACTGGGCAGCGTCCTGGAGGACTCCGGCCGCCAGCGCGTCAACGGCGGGACCGCGCTGAACTACGTGCGGGCCCGACACGTCACCACCGAGGACAACGGCGACTACGGCCGCATCAAACGCCAGCAGCTGTTCTTGTCGTCGCTGCTGCGTTCGTTGATCTCCACCAACACCTTCTTCTCGCCGACCAAGCTCAACAATGTGGTCAACATGTTCATCGGCGACAGCTCGGTGGACAACGTCACCACCAAGGACCTGGTGAACCTCGGCCAGTCGTTGCAGAAGGTCGCCGCCGGGCACATCACCTTCGTCACGGTGCCAACCAGCGAGACCGATGAGAACGGCGACGAGGTCCCCCGGATGGACGACGTGCGGGCACTGTTCGACGCCATCATCAACGACGACCCCCTGCCCGGCGAGAACGACCACAACGCGACCTCGGTCCCGACCACGGCGGCAGCCAGTCCCACGACCCCGTCCACGTCCCTGCCCGGGTCACCGGCCGCCCCGGCACCCAAGCCGCTGAGCGAGCAGGTGCACGCGGTCACGACCTCACCCGCCGATGTCACGGTGCGGGTGTCCAACGCCACCGAGCAGTCCGGCCTGGCCGGCGCCACCTCCGAGGGCCTGCAACAGTGGGGCTTCAACGTCGACAACGCCGACGACTACCCCGGCACCGTGAAGTCCACCAAAGTGTTGTACTCCCCCGGAAACGAGCAGGCCGCCGCCACGGTGTCCTCGGCGCTGTCGGGCGCACCGATCGAGAGAGTCAGCGGGCTGGGCAGCATCGTCCGCGTTGTCCTGGGATCGGACTTCCGCACCGTGACCAAGCCCGCGGCCAGCGGCTCGCAGGTCAGCGTGCAACTCAACCGCGGCGCCAGCGTCGAGCCGACCGAACTGCCCGACGATCTGACCGTCACCAACGCCGCCGACACCACCTGCGAGTAG
- the phoU gene encoding phosphate signaling complex protein PhoU, with amino-acid sequence MRTAYHEQLSDLAEQLGTMCGLAGAAMERATQALLQADLMLAEQVITDHEKIAAMSTRAEESSFVLLALQAPVAGDLRAIVSSIQMVADIDRMGALALHVAKITRRRHPQHALPEEVNGYFAEMGRLAVELGNSAQEVLLSRDPEKAARIREEDDAMDDLHRHLFSVLMDKEWRHGVAAAVDVTLLGRFYERFADHAVEVARRVIFQATGKFPDEHTLPSSE; translated from the coding sequence ATGCGAACCGCGTACCACGAGCAACTCTCGGATCTGGCTGAACAGCTCGGCACGATGTGCGGCTTGGCCGGGGCAGCAATGGAACGCGCCACTCAGGCCCTGCTGCAAGCCGACCTGATGCTGGCCGAGCAGGTGATCACCGATCACGAGAAGATCGCCGCAATGAGTACCCGCGCCGAGGAAAGCTCCTTCGTGCTGTTGGCGTTGCAGGCCCCGGTCGCCGGGGATCTGCGAGCCATCGTCAGCTCCATTCAGATGGTGGCCGACATCGACCGGATGGGCGCGTTGGCCCTGCACGTCGCCAAGATCACCCGCCGCCGTCATCCGCAGCACGCACTGCCCGAAGAGGTGAACGGCTACTTCGCCGAAATGGGCAGGCTTGCAGTCGAGTTGGGCAACAGCGCCCAAGAGGTGCTGTTGTCGCGCGACCCGGAGAAAGCCGCCCGGATCCGCGAAGAAGACGACGCGATGGACGACCTGCACCGGCATCTGTTCTCGGTGCTGATGGACAAGGAGTGGCGGCACGGGGTGGCCGCCGCCGTGGACGTGACGCTGCTGGGCCGGTTCTACGAGCGGTTCGCCGATCACGCCGTCGAGGTCGCTCGCCGGGTGATCTTCCAGGCCACCGGCAAGTTCCCCGACGAGCACACCCTGCCGTCAAGCGAGTAG
- the hrpA gene encoding ATP-dependent RNA helicase HrpA produces the protein MLREVVEPSVAQLRTLLDELTVRDAVYFGRRLKDLRGAKPEQLRKLAQRMDEAQALVAARRAAVPDVRYPDLPVSSRRDEIAAAIRDHQVVVVAGETGSGKTTQLPKICLELGRGIRGTIGHTQPRRLAARTVAQRIADELGSPLGDVVGYAVRFADRVSTRTCVKLMTDGILLAELERDRRLLRYDTLIIDEAHERSLNIDFLLGYLRELLPRRPDLKVIITSATIEPQRFAAHFADGHGGGAPIVEVSGRSYPVEIRYRPLELPVDSAAGDDPDDPDHEIIRTETRDEIEAIVDAVHELSAEPPGDILVFLSGEREIRDTAEALGGLVNTEVLPLYARLSTAEQQKVFAPARAGRRIVLATNVAETSLTVPGIRYVIDPGNARISRYSRRLKVQRLPIEPISQASAAQRSGRCGRTAPGVCIRLYSEADFDTRPRYTDPEVLRTNLAAVLLRMASLRLGAVEDFGFLDPPDSRSIRDGVALLVELGAFNAQGAITDVGRRLARLPVDPRLGRMILAAETEGCVREMLVLVAALTIPDPRERPVDREEAARAKHARFVDDDSDFTAYLNLWSYLSEQRKSLSGSAFRRMCRNEFLHYLRIREWQDLVGQLRSIAADIGIRESGEPAQPAAIHAALLAGLLSHVGMRRDDGREFAGARNSKFVLAPGSVLAKRPPRWTMVAELVETSRLFGRTAARIQPETVERVAADLVQRSYSEPHWDAKRGEVMAFEKVTLYGLPLVARRRVGYARVEPAAARELFIRHALVEGDWATRHRFLADNAALRDQLQELEDRVRRRDLIVDDDTVYDLYEARIPAEVVSARHFDGWWKKQRQATPDLLTFTRDELLRTDETLGADRPDNWATADLALPLTYRFEPGAADDGVTVHVPIDVLARLGGDEFAWQVPALREELITALIRSLPKDLRRNFVPAPDTARAVLSAIGPEGEPLLEALVRELRRRTGVLVPIDAFDLAKLPAHLRVTFAVEAADGTEVARGKDLGALQDRLATSAREAVADAVGAELERSGLRSWPDDLDTLPRAVQRVVAGRAVRGFPAFADAGATAQLRVFSTEAQQRSALGPGIRRLLRCDIPSPVKTVERQLDSQTRLMLKANPNGSLAALIDDCADAATDALTPAPVWTRDEYIALRNRVAAALVPTTADVVTRVAQVLAAARDTQVALPAQAPAGQAEAIADIAGQLDALLAPGFVTATGRAHLGDLTRYLTAIRRRVEQLPRALQADRERMARVQAVQDAYQDLLSALPTARHRDNDVRDIARQIQELRVSLWAQQLGTPRPVSEQRIYRAIDALLA, from the coding sequence ATGCTTCGCGAAGTGGTCGAACCGTCCGTCGCGCAGCTGCGCACGCTCCTCGACGAGCTGACCGTTCGGGACGCGGTCTATTTCGGCCGGCGCCTGAAGGACCTGCGCGGCGCAAAGCCGGAGCAGTTGCGAAAGCTGGCGCAGCGGATGGACGAGGCGCAGGCACTGGTGGCCGCGCGGCGCGCCGCGGTGCCGGATGTCCGCTATCCCGACCTGCCGGTCAGTAGCCGCCGCGACGAGATCGCCGCGGCGATCCGGGACCACCAGGTCGTGGTGGTGGCCGGCGAGACCGGTTCCGGTAAGACCACCCAGTTGCCCAAGATCTGCCTGGAACTGGGCCGCGGTATCCGCGGCACCATCGGCCACACCCAGCCGCGGCGGCTGGCCGCCCGCACCGTTGCTCAGCGCATCGCCGACGAACTGGGCAGCCCGCTCGGCGATGTCGTCGGGTATGCGGTCCGGTTCGCCGACCGGGTGTCGACGCGCACGTGCGTCAAACTGATGACCGACGGTATCCTGCTCGCCGAACTCGAACGGGACCGTCGGCTGCTGCGCTACGACACGCTGATCATCGACGAGGCCCACGAGCGCAGCCTCAACATCGACTTCCTTCTCGGCTACCTGCGGGAGTTGTTGCCGCGCCGCCCGGACCTGAAGGTGATCATCACCTCGGCCACCATCGAACCCCAGCGTTTCGCAGCGCACTTCGCAGATGGGCACGGCGGGGGAGCGCCGATCGTCGAGGTGTCCGGCCGCAGTTACCCGGTGGAAATCCGTTATCGCCCATTGGAGCTGCCGGTCGACTCGGCCGCCGGTGATGACCCGGACGACCCGGATCACGAGATCATCCGCACCGAGACCCGCGACGAGATCGAGGCGATCGTCGACGCGGTGCACGAACTGTCCGCCGAACCACCCGGCGATATCTTGGTGTTCCTGTCCGGCGAGCGCGAGATCCGCGACACCGCAGAGGCCCTCGGCGGTTTGGTCAACACCGAGGTGCTGCCGCTGTATGCGCGGCTGTCCACCGCCGAACAGCAGAAGGTATTCGCCCCGGCGCGCGCCGGCAGACGGATCGTGTTGGCCACCAACGTGGCTGAGACATCGCTGACCGTGCCGGGCATCCGCTACGTGATCGACCCGGGCAATGCGCGCATCTCGCGCTACAGTCGCCGGCTGAAGGTTCAGCGGCTGCCGATCGAGCCCATCTCGCAGGCCTCCGCCGCCCAGCGCAGCGGCCGGTGCGGCCGTACCGCGCCCGGGGTGTGCATCCGGCTCTACAGCGAAGCCGACTTCGACACCCGCCCGCGCTACACCGATCCCGAGGTGCTGCGCACCAACCTGGCCGCGGTGCTGCTGCGGATGGCGTCGCTGCGGCTCGGTGCGGTGGAAGACTTCGGTTTCCTCGACCCGCCCGACTCGCGCAGCATCCGCGACGGGGTCGCGCTGCTGGTCGAGCTCGGCGCGTTCAATGCGCAGGGTGCGATCACCGATGTCGGGCGCCGGCTGGCCCGGCTGCCGGTGGACCCGCGGCTGGGCCGGATGATCCTGGCCGCCGAGACCGAGGGCTGTGTGCGCGAGATGCTGGTGCTCGTCGCCGCCCTGACCATTCCCGACCCGCGGGAGCGGCCGGTCGATCGGGAGGAGGCGGCCCGGGCCAAGCATGCCCGGTTCGTCGACGACGATTCCGACTTCACCGCCTACCTCAACCTGTGGTCGTATCTGTCAGAGCAGCGTAAATCTCTGAGCGGCAGCGCATTTCGGAGGATGTGCCGCAATGAGTTCCTGCACTACCTGCGGATCCGGGAATGGCAGGACCTGGTGGGCCAGCTGCGCAGCATCGCAGCCGATATCGGCATCCGTGAATCCGGCGAGCCGGCCCAGCCGGCTGCCATCCACGCCGCACTGCTGGCCGGGTTGTTGTCGCACGTCGGAATGCGACGCGATGACGGCCGCGAGTTCGCCGGCGCGCGCAACTCGAAATTCGTGCTGGCCCCCGGTTCGGTGCTGGCCAAACGACCACCACGCTGGACGATGGTGGCTGAGCTGGTGGAGACCAGCCGGCTGTTCGGGCGTACCGCTGCGCGCATCCAACCCGAAACCGTCGAGCGGGTCGCGGCAGACCTGGTGCAGCGCAGCTACAGCGAACCGCACTGGGACGCCAAGCGCGGCGAGGTGATGGCCTTCGAAAAGGTGACGCTCTACGGGCTTCCGCTGGTGGCGCGCCGCCGGGTCGGCTACGCCCGAGTGGAGCCGGCGGCGGCCCGTGAACTGTTCATCCGGCATGCGCTGGTGGAGGGCGACTGGGCAACCCGGCACCGGTTCCTGGCCGACAACGCCGCGCTGCGTGACCAACTGCAGGAGCTGGAAGACCGGGTCCGGCGTCGCGACCTGATCGTCGACGACGACACCGTCTACGACCTCTACGAGGCCCGCATTCCCGCCGAGGTGGTCTCGGCGCGGCACTTCGACGGCTGGTGGAAGAAGCAACGGCAGGCCACGCCCGACCTCCTGACGTTCACCCGCGACGAGTTGCTGCGCACCGACGAGACACTCGGCGCCGACCGGCCGGACAACTGGGCGACCGCGGATCTCGCGTTGCCGCTGACCTACCGCTTCGAGCCGGGCGCCGCCGACGACGGCGTCACCGTCCACGTACCGATCGATGTGCTGGCACGCCTCGGCGGTGACGAGTTCGCCTGGCAGGTACCGGCGCTGCGCGAAGAGCTGATCACCGCGCTGATCCGGTCCCTGCCCAAAGATCTGCGACGCAACTTCGTCCCGGCCCCCGACACCGCCCGCGCGGTGCTGTCGGCAATCGGGCCGGAAGGCGAACCACTGCTGGAGGCGCTGGTCCGCGAACTGCGTCGCCGCACCGGCGTGCTGGTGCCGATCGACGCCTTCGACCTGGCCAAACTGCCCGCTCACCTGCGGGTCACCTTCGCCGTCGAGGCCGCCGACGGCACCGAAGTGGCTCGCGGCAAAGACCTCGGCGCCTTGCAGGACCGACTGGCGACGTCCGCCCGCGAGGCGGTCGCCGATGCGGTCGGCGCCGAACTGGAGCGCAGCGGGCTGCGCAGCTGGCCGGACGACCTGGACACGTTGCCGCGCGCCGTGCAGCGGGTGGTGGCCGGGCGCGCCGTTCGTGGCTTCCCGGCTTTCGCCGACGCCGGCGCCACCGCGCAACTGCGGGTGTTCTCCACCGAGGCGCAGCAGCGGTCCGCGCTGGGGCCCGGTATCCGCCGGCTGCTGCGCTGTGACATTCCTTCGCCGGTCAAAACGGTTGAACGTCAGCTGGATTCGCAGACACGTCTGATGCTCAAGGCGAACCCGAACGGGTCGTTGGCGGCGCTCATCGATGACTGCGCCGACGCCGCGACCGACGCGTTGACGCCGGCGCCGGTGTGGACCCGCGACGAGTACATCGCACTGCGGAACCGGGTGGCCGCCGCGCTGGTCCCCACCACCGCCGATGTGGTGACGCGGGTCGCGCAGGTGCTGGCCGCTGCCCGGGACACCCAAGTGGCGCTACCGGCGCAGGCGCCGGCCGGCCAGGCCGAGGCGATCGCCGATATCGCCGGCCAGTTGGACGCGCTGCTGGCGCCCGGGTTCGTCACCGCGACCGGCCGGGCACATCTGGGGGACCTCACCCGCTATCTGACCGCCATCCGCCGCCGGGTGGAGCAGCTGCCCCGCGCACTGCAGGCCGACCGGGAACGGATGGCCCGGGTACAGGCGGTGCAGGACGCCTACCAGGACCTTTTGTCGGCCCTGCCCACGGCGCGCCATCGCGACAACGACGTGCGCGACATCGCCCGCCAGATCCAAGAGCTACGGGTGAGTCTGTGGGCGCAACAGCTCGGCACCCCACGCCCGGTCAGCGAACAGCGCATCTACCGGGCGATCGACGCACTACTCGCTTGA
- the pstS gene encoding phosphate ABC transporter substrate-binding protein PstS — protein sequence MKLNGIGATLGIVATGALVLSGCGSDKNTDTAEKTTSGSAAAGGNCGGTETLKASGSTAQQNAMARFVKAFIDECSDHNVNYTANGSGAGIREFVGGQTDFAGSDVPLGADDYAEAQQRCGSPAWNLPVVFGPIAITYNIPGVDNLILDGPTAAKIFNGTITSWDDAAIKALNPTATLPAQPIHVVFRSDESGTTDNFQQYLDAASGGAWGKGAGKSFNGGVGEGAKGNDGTAGAIAATEGAITYNEWSFAQAKNLSTAQIVTSAGPDPVAISTESVGKTIAGATIKGQGNDLVLDTASFYQPTQTGSYPIVLATYEVVCSKYPDADVGTAVRLFLKSTIGAGQSGLADNGYVPIPEAFKARLASAVDAIS from the coding sequence GTGAAACTGAACGGAATTGGTGCGACGCTGGGCATTGTGGCGACCGGCGCGTTGGTGTTATCCGGGTGCGGCAGCGACAAGAACACCGACACCGCGGAGAAGACCACCTCGGGCTCGGCGGCCGCCGGCGGAAACTGCGGCGGCACGGAAACGCTCAAAGCCAGCGGCTCGACCGCCCAGCAGAACGCGATGGCCCGGTTCGTCAAGGCGTTCATCGACGAGTGTTCGGACCACAACGTCAACTACACTGCCAACGGATCGGGCGCCGGTATCCGGGAGTTCGTCGGCGGCCAGACCGACTTCGCCGGCTCCGACGTCCCGCTGGGCGCCGACGACTACGCCGAGGCGCAGCAGCGCTGCGGGTCCCCGGCATGGAACCTGCCGGTGGTGTTCGGTCCGATCGCGATCACCTACAACATCCCCGGCGTCGACAATCTGATCCTCGACGGCCCGACCGCCGCGAAGATCTTCAACGGCACCATCACCAGCTGGGATGACGCGGCGATCAAGGCGCTCAACCCGACGGCCACGCTGCCCGCCCAGCCGATCCACGTGGTGTTCCGCAGTGACGAGTCCGGGACCACCGACAACTTCCAGCAGTACCTGGATGCCGCCTCCGGTGGGGCCTGGGGCAAGGGCGCCGGAAAGTCCTTCAACGGTGGCGTCGGCGAAGGGGCCAAGGGCAATGACGGCACGGCCGGAGCCATCGCGGCCACCGAGGGGGCGATCACCTACAACGAATGGTCATTCGCCCAGGCCAAGAATCTGTCCACCGCCCAGATCGTCACCTCCGCCGGTCCCGACCCGGTCGCGATCAGCACCGAGTCGGTCGGCAAGACCATCGCCGGCGCCACCATCAAGGGGCAAGGCAACGACCTGGTACTCGACACGGCGTCGTTCTACCAGCCGACTCAGACCGGCTCGTACCCGATCGTGCTCGCCACCTACGAGGTGGTGTGCTCGAAGTACCCGGACGCCGACGTCGGCACGGCGGTGCGGTTGTTCCTGAAGTCCACCATCGGCGCGGGCCAGAGCGGTCTGGCCGACAACGGTTACGTGCCGATCCCCGAGGCTTTCAAGGCTCGCCTGGCGTCCGCGGTCGACGCCATCTCGTGA
- the pstC gene encoding phosphate ABC transporter permease subunit PstC: protein MNNRSSRGERLFRAAAVSAGSTVVVAIALIAIFLLVRAFPSLLANEANFFTSPEFRTGDPDHLSFGIRDLLMVTVLSSVFALTLAVPISVGIAVFLTQYAPRRLTRPFAVVIDLLAAVPSIIFGLWGIFVLAPMLVPMMRFLRSHFGWLFLFHKGNVSLAGGGTIFTAGIVLAVMILPIITSVSREVFRQTPFAHIEAAQALGATRWEVVRMAVLPYGRSGVIAAAMLGLGRALGETVAMLIILRAAAQPGNWSLFDGGYTFASKIASAAAEFSAPLPTGAYIAAGFALFALTFFVNAAARAVAGGKVNG from the coding sequence ATGAACAACCGCTCGTCGCGAGGCGAGCGGTTGTTCCGGGCGGCCGCGGTCTCGGCCGGATCGACAGTGGTGGTGGCGATCGCGCTGATCGCGATCTTCCTGCTGGTGCGCGCTTTCCCGTCGTTGCTCGCCAACGAGGCGAACTTCTTCACCAGCCCGGAGTTCCGCACAGGAGATCCCGACCACCTGTCGTTCGGCATCCGGGACCTGCTGATGGTCACGGTGTTGAGCTCGGTATTCGCATTGACGCTGGCGGTGCCGATTTCGGTCGGTATCGCGGTCTTCCTCACCCAGTACGCGCCCCGGCGGCTGACCCGACCGTTTGCCGTGGTGATCGACCTGCTGGCGGCGGTGCCGTCCATCATCTTCGGCCTCTGGGGAATCTTCGTGCTGGCACCGATGCTGGTGCCGATGATGCGCTTCCTGCGCAGCCACTTCGGCTGGCTGTTCCTGTTCCATAAGGGCAATGTGTCGCTGGCCGGCGGCGGCACGATCTTCACCGCGGGAATCGTGCTGGCCGTGATGATCCTGCCGATCATCACCTCGGTCTCGCGGGAGGTATTCCGCCAGACCCCCTTCGCCCACATCGAAGCCGCCCAGGCCCTGGGAGCCACCCGGTGGGAGGTGGTCCGCATGGCGGTGCTGCCCTACGGCCGCAGCGGCGTGATCGCCGCGGCGATGCTGGGCCTGGGCCGGGCGCTGGGCGAGACGGTCGCGATGCTGATCATTCTGCGGGCCGCCGCACAGCCCGGGAATTGGTCGCTGTTCGACGGCGGGTACACGTTCGCATCCAAAATCGCCTCGGCGGCCGCGGAGTTCAGTGCCCCGCTGCCGACCGGCGCCTACATCGCTGCGGGGTTCGCATTGTTCGCGCTCACGTTCTTCGTCAACGCCGCCGCCCGCGCGGTGGCCGGCGGCAAGGTCAACGGATGA